A single window of Sphingobacteriales bacterium DNA harbors:
- a CDS encoding DUF922 domain-containing protein, translated as MRNSIFIFVALILFSFTPTKDEPYVLWNKERKLLWSDFNAKPNNLGAEAAMTSSSIEFGYSATNTKYQFQIISKFFPNLSWSIKSKQSNYILQHEQLHFDITELYTRKLIKSIQDNVKTKKDVNKISVLVQKNMSDWNKDQDLYDKETKHSINTEKQAYWNEYVNSQLDSMQKYTNYKFVKILK; from the coding sequence ATGCGAAATAGTATATTCATATTTGTTGCTTTAATTTTATTTTCTTTTACACCTACAAAAGATGAGCCATATGTTTTATGGAACAAAGAAAGAAAATTACTATGGTCAGATTTTAATGCAAAGCCAAATAATCTTGGTGCAGAAGCAGCCATGACTTCATCTTCTATAGAATTTGGCTATTCTGCAACAAACACAAAATATCAATTTCAAATTATAAGTAAGTTTTTCCCCAATCTTTCTTGGAGTATAAAGAGCAAGCAATCAAATTATATTTTACAACACGAACAGTTGCATTTTGATATTACAGAACTGTACACGAGAAAACTTATAAAAAGTATTCAGGATAATGTAAAAACAAAAAAAGATGTAAATAAAATTAGTGTGCTTGTACAGAAAAATATGAGTGATTGGAATAAAGATCAGGATTTATATGATAAGGAAACAAAACACAGCATCAATACTGAAAAACAAGCATATTGGAATGAATACGTTAATTCACAATTGGACTCAATGCAGAAATATACAAATTATAAGTTTGTGAAAATTTTAAAATAA
- a CDS encoding outer membrane beta-barrel protein — MSRKKILLFTLVVTFVLQTQNSFAQKKKNFGGDDASGHAVGISLGPAWALTDLGGANKISTPFIKDLDFPGTKFGLSAFYKYHINEWVAVRANLMWAMLHGDDRFISGPDVYAVHSDVNDAFFRKVRNLDFKTHLFQINAMAEVNLKKYDPRAYGKGDKLRWAPYVGGGVGMFFFNPWTKTFDATNVADNPYISTAEATALEEYNGKKIKLRKLATEGSSYKPINFNLSAMLGIKFNVSERISVALEGWYHQTFTDRLDDVDGNYPNLDVYTAMTPLQKAMSVRYYEIASDIDPNGYYSASIWSGNTGQERGDNNITDAKGKNDQFFNIHATVTINLLRNNKGKSFGCGSRNPYNHKFSCPKW, encoded by the coding sequence ATGAGTAGAAAAAAAATATTGTTATTTACTTTAGTAGTAACTTTTGTATTACAAACTCAAAATTCATTCGCACAAAAAAAGAAAAACTTTGGTGGCGATGATGCAAGTGGTCATGCTGTTGGTATATCTTTAGGGCCAGCATGGGCATTAACTGATTTAGGTGGTGCTAATAAAATTAGTACACCATTTATAAAAGATTTAGATTTCCCAGGTACAAAATTTGGATTATCTGCTTTTTATAAATATCACATAAATGAATGGGTTGCTGTTAGAGCAAATTTAATGTGGGCTATGTTGCATGGAGATGATAGATTTATTAGTGGACCAGATGTTTATGCAGTACATAGTGATGTAAATGATGCATTTTTTAGAAAAGTAAGAAATCTAGATTTTAAAACTCATTTGTTTCAAATAAATGCTATGGCAGAAGTAAATTTGAAGAAATACGATCCAAGAGCATATGGAAAAGGAGATAAATTGAGATGGGCACCATATGTAGGTGGTGGTGTAGGAATGTTTTTCTTTAATCCATGGACTAAAACATTTGATGCAACCAATGTAGCTGATAATCCATATATTTCAACAGCTGAGGCTACAGCATTAGAAGAATATAATGGTAAAAAGATTAAACTTAGAAAATTAGCTACAGAAGGAAGTTCATATAAACCAATTAATTTTAATTTATCTGCGATGTTAGGTATTAAGTTTAATGTTTCAGAAAGAATTTCAGTAGCATTAGAAGGTTGGTATCATCAAACATTTACGGATAGATTAGATGATGTGGATGGAAATTATCCAAATTTAGATGTATATACTGCAATGACACCATTACAAAAAGCAATGTCTGTAAGATATTATGAAATTGCTTCTGATATAGATCCAAATGGTTACTATAGTGCAAGTATATGGTCTGGAAATACAGGACAAGAAAGAGGCGATAATAATATTACGGATGCTAAAGGTAAAAATGACCAGTTTTTTAATATACATGCAACAGTAACTATTAACTTGTTAAGAAACAATAAAGGTAAATCATTTGGTTGTGGAAGTAGGAATCCATACAATCATAAATTTAGTTGCCCAAAATGGTAA
- a CDS encoding TraB/GumN family protein gives MKSNAFIIMMFAIQLLSATEKSKKSNKTTLPNQNSILWEISGNNLKAPSYLFGTIHAIPYDDFFIGKNTIKKLKACEQLVMELDLTEINEAKLTELSLLPEDKNIKDFISDKEYNDLEEFLIEKFGMSKAIFENVYTKLKPFYVEQFILLSIIGENKKVYENELNDLASENNIGKIGLEKFEEQLAIIDSIPLKLQYQNLVKNLHNYDEQITQYNEMVQAYKKQDLNYLNEQFENNFTGDMSIYKIILLDDRNEKWIAKIEQIASKKTSFFAVGAGHLAGKNGLIKLLQNKGFTVTPISTN, from the coding sequence ATGAAATCTAATGCTTTTATTATCATGATGTTTGCCATACAACTTTTATCTGCAACAGAGAAATCTAAAAAAAGTAACAAAACAACTTTACCTAATCAAAATTCTATTCTGTGGGAAATATCAGGCAATAATCTTAAAGCACCATCATATCTATTTGGCACTATCCATGCAATACCATATGATGATTTTTTTATTGGGAAGAATACCATAAAAAAACTTAAAGCATGTGAGCAATTAGTTATGGAACTAGACTTGACTGAGATAAATGAAGCAAAACTAACAGAATTAAGTTTATTACCAGAAGACAAAAACATCAAGGACTTTATTTCTGATAAAGAATACAATGATTTAGAAGAATTTTTAATTGAAAAATTTGGCATGAGCAAAGCAATTTTTGAAAATGTATACACAAAGCTTAAACCATTTTATGTAGAACAATTTATCTTATTAAGCATCATTGGAGAAAATAAAAAAGTTTACGAAAATGAATTAAATGATTTAGCATCCGAAAATAATATTGGAAAAATTGGATTGGAAAAATTTGAAGAACAATTAGCAATTATCGATAGTATTCCGCTAAAATTACAATATCAAAACTTAGTAAAAAACCTACACAACTACGATGAACAAATCACACAGTATAATGAAATGGTTCAAGCTTATAAAAAACAAGATTTAAATTATTTAAACGAGCAATTTGAAAATAATTTTACTGGCGATATGAGCATTTATAAGATAATATTATTAGACGATAGAAACGAAAAATGGATAGCAAAAATTGAACAAATTGCAAGCAAAAAAACAAGTTTTTTTGCTGTTGGCGCTGGTCATCTTGCAGGCAAAAATGGTTTAATAAAACTATTACAAAACAAAGGCTTTACAGTAACGCCAATAAGCACAAACTAA
- the rnhA gene encoding ribonuclease HI — MIEIYTDGAARGNPGKGGYGVILRLGQHYKEISEGFRLTTNNRMELLACIIGLEAIKKDGQNITIFSDSKYVVDSVEKSWLFSWLKKPDFAKKKNKDLWLRFYASYKKHQIKFTWIKGHNEHKENERCDFLATTAADSNNLLVDIGYESEINSKQNLF, encoded by the coding sequence ATGATTGAAATTTACACAGATGGTGCCGCAAGAGGAAATCCTGGGAAAGGTGGATATGGTGTAATTTTGCGTTTAGGACAACATTACAAAGAAATTAGTGAAGGCTTCAGGCTAACAACAAACAATAGAATGGAACTTTTGGCATGTATTATTGGCTTAGAAGCAATAAAAAAAGATGGGCAGAATATTACAATATTTTCTGACTCAAAATATGTAGTAGATAGTGTAGAAAAATCTTGGTTATTTTCTTGGCTAAAGAAACCTGACTTTGCTAAAAAGAAGAACAAAGACCTTTGGTTGAGATTTTATGCATCATACAAAAAACATCAAATAAAATTTACTTGGATAAAAGGACACAATGAGCATAAAGAAAATGAAAGATGTGATTTTTTAGCTACAACTGCTGCTGATAGTAATAACCTATTAGTTGATATTGGATATGAATCAGAAATTAATAGCAAACAGAATTTATTTTAA
- a CDS encoding acyl-CoA dehydrogenase family protein, with amino-acid sequence MSDKNSFFSLSNYFSLYNQFLDTPIAKSLNLRKISEKFVYEGAKNGVKIASKTSTIFKSNNKQPERLNPKSSNNVFDLNYNEEQIIIQETIQQFAQKMRVDAEKTDEAGKISDDLWQSYHELQLPYMQTPERLGGIMQEKSTVTQMLIIENLAHGDLGMTYAFYTSNSVLNAIVEFGTNAQQEELVPKFLSDTPMIATIAVNEPTPLFSPFELSTKATKNEENYILNGIKNMVPLGKQAEYLLVAAQDESNSIKIFIVATNQNGLEITTDKSMGLNSAELCTVKLDNVVVHASAILGDDSFNYDKFITYSRLGWCALAVGCCQAVLDYVIPYANDRYAFGEPISNRQAVAFMIADMKIELDSMRILLQRAVALAEQDKDFSKQAYLAYILCSEKSMQIGTNGVQLLGGHGYVRDFPVERWYRDLRAVSICTNGLHI; translated from the coding sequence ATGTCTGATAAAAATTCTTTCTTTAGTTTATCTAATTATTTCAGTTTATACAATCAATTCTTGGATACGCCAATTGCCAAGTCATTAAATCTTAGAAAAATATCTGAAAAATTTGTTTATGAAGGCGCAAAAAATGGTGTAAAAATCGCCTCGAAAACTTCTACAATTTTTAAATCAAATAACAAACAACCCGAAAGATTAAATCCAAAATCTAGTAATAATGTTTTTGACTTAAATTATAATGAAGAGCAAATAATTATTCAAGAAACTATCCAGCAGTTTGCACAAAAAATGAGAGTTGATGCAGAAAAAACAGATGAAGCTGGAAAAATATCAGATGATTTGTGGCAATCTTATCATGAATTGCAGCTACCATACATGCAAACACCAGAGCGTTTAGGTGGAATTATGCAAGAAAAATCAACTGTAACTCAAATGTTGATAATAGAAAATTTAGCACATGGAGATTTGGGAATGACTTATGCGTTTTATACAAGCAATAGTGTATTAAATGCAATTGTTGAGTTTGGAACAAATGCGCAACAAGAAGAATTAGTTCCAAAGTTTCTAAGTGATACACCAATGATAGCTACAATTGCTGTTAATGAACCAACACCATTATTTTCTCCATTTGAACTGAGTACAAAAGCCACAAAAAACGAAGAAAATTACATTTTAAATGGTATAAAAAATATGGTACCACTTGGCAAGCAAGCAGAATATCTTTTAGTTGCTGCTCAAGATGAAAGTAATAGCATAAAAATATTCATTGTTGCAACAAATCAAAATGGTTTAGAAATAACTACAGATAAGAGTATGGGACTTAACTCAGCAGAATTATGTACTGTTAAATTAGATAATGTTGTCGTACATGCATCTGCAATATTAGGTGATGATAGTTTTAATTATGATAAGTTTATAACGTACAGTAGATTAGGTTGGTGTGCTTTAGCAGTTGGTTGTTGCCAAGCAGTTTTGGATTATGTAATACCATATGCAAATGATAGATATGCATTTGGTGAGCCAATAAGCAACAGGCAAGCAGTTGCATTTATGATTGCAGATATGAAAATTGAATTGGATAGTATGCGCATTTTGTTGCAAAGAGCTGTTGCATTAGCAGAACAAGATAAAGATTTCTCCAAACAAGCATATTTGGCATATATATTATGTTCTGAAAAATCTATGCAGATAGGCACAAATGGCGTGCAACTATTGGGAGGACATGGATATGTTCGAGATTTTCCAGTAGAAAGATGGTATAGAGATTTAAGAGCAGTATCTATTTGTACAAATGGATTACATATTTAA